The genomic window CACATCTTTCTCCAAAGATCTCACAGTAATTTATAAATACCATTCTTTTAGTTACCCACAATCTCTCTAATAAGTATAAGATTATCACTAAAATGACCCTTTTTTATTTGTAAACTAGTAATCAATGGAAGAAGCTAGAGTAAAGTCAGTCAAATCAAAGGAATAACTTTAAAAGGTATTACTCATCCTTCACATAAAAATTTTGGAAATTCATTTCCAAAACAGACACAAAAAAATCAGTGTAAGCTGAGGCTTCAATGCACAACAGAGAAAGGAATAGCAGGCAGTCTTTTCTCCTAGAAATGCCATCTGTAAAGGTGACTGACATCACTGAAAGGAAGGATAATCCTTCCAATATGCATTAGCTAAACTCTACTCTGAGAATTCTAAGAAGCCTTGTCTAAATGTTGGGTGCCAAAATTGTGGATTACTTACCTTTTCAAATCACCCACCAAGGGAATGTACTTGATATCTTAGGGGCAATTTTCCCCTTTTACAGTCTcaaaccaaaaaaatggtgagaCAATTGAATACGCATACAGGCTGGCTGATCTCATAAAGAAAGCCATCGAGACTGAAAATGAGCACACAAACATGGTTAGGGTTTATTTAGAGTTTATTGTATACATAGACACTTGACAGGTTTAAAAAAGTCTGTACACTTCACATGACAATACAAACTAGCCACAATCGCTGGACACATAGGGACATGAATGTAGGCTGTCACTTCTGCCCTAAAACGGGCAGTCCGCTGAGGGTTCTGTCTCTCCTGTGAGGTTTCCctggtctgtgcaaggtcacccagACTCCTCTTGTTCCACCCTGGGAGCAAGGCCAACAAGCCCAagctcatcttctctcttctttcctctcggCTTCCACACAGAAAGAAGTTGATTTAAAGCCTCACTTCTTCATCTTCAAGTCGGCTTCAATGGCGCAGCGGCGCCCTCTTGTGCCCCCATCCTAAATGACAGGCAAACAAAGAAAGGGAGCGTCAGAGAGGAGTCAATGGTTAAGAGAAGGTGGGACCCGGCACGCTTGGGAGTCAAGTTTCTCAGAAGACAAATCAGCAGAGGAATCCAAGGGAATGTGGTGCATTTCTGTCTTCCCACAAAGTGGCTCAAGAGCACCTGGTGGTATGTGAGAGGAGATGCAAGGGAGATACAGGATGGGGAATCCTGTTCAAACCCAACACAGGCCTTTAGCATTCACCTTGGGGGTCCCCACAGAATGAATAGTAGTTACCCCACCCACAGTTCCCAGATCCCTGTGCAAAGGgacaggaagagtcaaaacaaagaTAGAAAGTCAGAAAGGGCAGTGAACAGGGAGATTCTTGGCTAACGTACCTGTCCAGCTGTTGGGGTCCCTACAAGAAAGGCCTTTCCTGCCGACTGACCCTGGCACTAGCTCCCTAGCACCTCCTGACAGCTGCTTTCCATGAGGGCAGGACAATCAGAAGGCTTCTTTCCATCTGCTGCTCTCTCCCTGCAGCCCAGCTCCTTCCTCTCGTGCAATATTTTGCTGTCTTCAATAGATAAAGGTTAGAAGACCAATCCTATAAACCAGCCTTGCAGCAGCCAGACACCCGCCTGGGTGATCCAGAGTCACTGATGATGGGCAGCAGGCCAGTAGGAAAGAATGGTGATtgtatttaatttgttctttcgGTAGTACAGGCTGGGAAGCCTGTGGGAGAAGATGAGCTAGTGAACATCTTTGGTGGGCCAGTAAATTTTTGTTACTAATTTGCCaagtctttaaaattttttctgttCCCAACTCAAGGACACAGGTTGCCTGTGAAGCAACaggaagaataataaaaataccaCCATCTTGCATTCGTATAGCACTTACTCTTTTCAAACAATTTTCACAACTACAATTTAATTCtgtcctcacaacatccctgtgaggtaggtaacaCAGGTATCATTAGCTCTATTATGcagaagaaatatataaatgagGCACAgataaactgacttgcccaaggtcataaagaaaATTAACGGACCAAGCTAGTATTAAGTGATCAGTTTTCCTCATTCTTAGTCTGGTGTCCTATCAcacaccatgctgcttctctgaCCCACAATGTAcaaagtggagaaagaaaagtcaaaaccacttcttgattccaaaaaacaaacaaggctGGTCACTCCAATGGATCCCTcatccctgccccacccccttgTATTATCACTGCAAGACCCTCTGGTATACTTGGTCTTGTAACTtattttagaggaggaaatgaggaCAGACTCTGAATATCTGCAAGTATAAGAAGCTGTTAGAAAGCCAGCCAACAACTGTTTTGATAACCTTTCATTTGCAAAGGGATAACTTATATAGTTTCGTCTTATaaaaagatgaagggaaggaaagaagggaatgtgCATTCTAGATCCTTCTTAACACCACCTAAAGAATACATAACCCTAGCCCAGTGACCCCTTATCAACATAAGCAATACCCAcccagcacacacacacgcgcgcgcacacatacacacgcacgcgcacacacacacacacacacacagaggcatgcATAGAAGACAGGAATACAGTAGAGAAAAACACTTCTTACTAAATGACCTGAATAAATATAAGTTTAAGACACTGCTGGAGTCTGCATGTCAGTTTTCCCTCTACCACCCTCCCCTACCAGGAGCTGAGAACATTTGTGGCATCAACATCCCTTGCAGCCATTCAATActtacaaagagagagagaaggaaggcaggagagcCCATGGGGACACTGTCCTGTTAGAGGACAAACAAACACTGATCAGGTTCCACGGAAACTCTCAGCCATAAGCAACTCACACTTTAGGACAGAGACTCAAGCACCATATACAAACCAACACAtatccatgcacacacacacagatacagatatggacataaatttttaaaacttgagaACAAGAGGAAAGGACACCATGAAACAGATCTAAAAGCAATCTGGCCATTAAGCCTCTAGGCATGGGGATTCCCTAGCATCCAAACCCTTGCAAACTAAGTAGTTCCCCCATCTTCAAAGTGCTGTCTCCAGCAAGATCACTCTCTCAACTTAAGAGTTTCCCCCACATGACTGGATCTGTCTCTCTCAGTTACTCCTGGCTTCTTCAATGTTTGATTTGGGAGAAAATGTCCACTATGCTATGGTGAGAATGTCAGGGCTTCTGAGAGCAGCCTATCCACTACCCAGAGGTCTGACTATTTATAAAAGATGTAGCTTCCAGATTATCAAGCATCCATCTGACTATAAATGTTACTAAAGTCCTAAAGGTCTATGTGTACTTGTGGGTTAGAAAACCTAATCATGGGAATAGCAGCTTTCTTAAATGTATTGGGTTTCTCCCACCAGATTTTTGTAAAACAGATTTATCCTAGGCATAGGTATTGCCTGGCTTCCTCACCTTCTCTGAAGCATCCTGTTTGCGGGTAGAATCTCTCCCTCGAAGGCTTTTGGCACTGATTCCAGACTCAGATGTCTGCATGATCAGCTGTGTGGCCAGGAATTGCTGTAGGGAGAAGACAGAAGGTTGGCAGAGGCCACTAAAAAACTAGCAATAGCAACAAGGACAAGAATTTCAGTGGGCAAAGGATGGGATTATTAAGTATGAATCATAACATACTCTTTATCATATAGGACAGTAATAAGCTGGCAGTTAATAGCACAAACTTTAAGAAAGAGAGACACTTGTTGAATAAATATAACATCCAAATTATATGGTACTTCTACAAGTATGTTGATTCCTGGCAATGAAGCGACAGGACAGAGGTAGAGAAGATAAGATGCTTATTATTTTGTACAGCTTTTCTGCTGACTCTAAACTATAAGTGgaacaaacaataaaaagtaGCTGAACAACCTTGTCTTTAATTGGGATCCCTACAGTTATAAAATCACGTTAACCCACAGCATGACTAATTTTATTTTCtggtgatttctttgggataagGAACTCcctggtaaggaaactccctccactaatgcagaCTGACAACTCTTTTGCATCTTACAGTCATAGAGAGTTGACTGGAGAAACAAGAGGTGGAAAGACTTGCCAAGTGTCACCAAGCCAAGATATGAAAGAGCTGGGGGTAAGAAATCAAGTTATCCTGAGTCTAAGATTGGTTCTATAGTCACCACACTAGAGACCTGCCAAATTCAGAGCCAGATTGAACTGTAATTGGGAGATGtttaacaaaatcaacaaaaatacaacacaacataatgttcctttgttttttaaagttactATGTGGCTGGCAGAGATACCTGTTTGCATTTTGACACGTGCACTATACCACAGCTATATCTCATGACTAGCACAGGAGCTCCTTTCACTCACAGGCAAAGCAACAAGGAATCTGCCATTACCTGGATTTGTTCCAAAACATCCCTCTGCATCTCCACAGCCATGTGGTAGACATCATGGTCAGAGCTATTGTACATCACAGCATTCTGGAACATCAGCATGATGTCTCGCTGGAATTCAGCTGTTGTCCTTATTAGCCCATTCTCAATGTTCTTCTTAATGGTTGACAAATCCATAGGCCTAGAAAGGGAGTACAAGGTAAACAATAATGAAGAAGGTGCTGCTGCTGAATTTTTGGAAAACAGCAACTCTATCTCCTGTTTCTAGGCGCAACTGTCACAATTCTAGCCCCCAACTCCAAAATGTCAGTATTAATTGATTATTAACCAAGATGCAAATAAATACTGTACAAAAAACTTTGGAGAAGAGCTGTGACACTAGATTCTGAAAAACCAGCAACTGTGTCTTCCATCTATTCTGCATATCAGTACTTATCATTACCAATGCTGCTGAATTATCAATTTTAGGCACCTTCTCAATCACCACTCTAGTAGAAGCCCGCACTGACACATGCCCAGACTATTGATATAGCCTCCTAATAAATCatttcttctccacttcttctCATGGCTGGACTAATTTTTCCCAAGTTTCAATCATACTTAAAAAATATCTTCAACTGCTAGTAAACTAGTAAACAGAATTCCACCTTCTTCACCTGGTATTCAAGATCCTCCACAATCTGGTACCACTCTACCTTCATCCCATACTGTTCTTTACTCCGTATTTTGCTATCCATCCAAAAGgattcttctttcctcttactCATTCCTGCCTCTACACCCTCACTCACACTGTTCTTTACATTTGAAatgtctttcctctttacctgttAAAATTCCTACCTACcatttaaagaacaacttaaatgcCACCACCCACATTCTATAGAATGTTTTTACAAAACCAGTGTCTGATATAGTGtgggtacttaacaaatgctcattaTTATTCCCTGTACTTTCCCCCATCCCAGCCGATTACTACCTTTTGCCCCTTGGAGTTAATTTTGTCTTCCACCCTTTTAATGcatgttatatattatttttaagttgCACAAAGGCGAGTGATGTTTTTTTCAACAATTTCTTTATAAGGAGGTATTGTGATAGTTGTTTAAGTGAACATAAAATATGCTAGGCTTTCTCCAAGTCATGGCGTCTGCTCCAAGTGCCAAGACCATTGCTTACCTCTGTACAATGCTATGGTAGCCAGGTGCTATGTCATCTGTGACAGGTTGCAAGAAGACATTGGCATACCTAtccaaaacagaagtcattatAAATTCATTTTACTAGTACAGATATCAGTAACGTTTGCGGTTACACAGCCTAATACTATTTAAATGCATTTTTGGATGAGCAgagagaatcctgcctctgacttgaCAAAAACCTTACTGACCTGTGATTAGCTGCAGCTCTCCATACCAGCATGATAGCTTTCTTCCATATCTTCTGGGCCTGAATTGCTTCCTGATCCTCACTGCAAACAGAACTGAAATAAAAGGTGCTATGAGATAAAGCAATCCCACATTAGGCAGAAGTCTTATAGGATACGCTTTCAGGGCCCTCAGTCAACTCTGAGCTTACACTTTAATCCAGgtcaaaaaagaatgagaaggtgaatgagagaaaaagatgagCTCCTATTTCCTACCCTCTCTACCCTGGGAACTCTAAGagcatttgatactcacaactgTGAAGAGGCAGGGCTACTGGGGATGGAGTCAGCTAAAGTGTGGGACTGGAGAGCAGCATTGTGAATACTAAAGCCATCATCACTCTCGCTCACAGGAGGCTCATTATCCATTTCAGACAGATAACCCTCTCCCTGGTCTTCCTCCTTGGGTTCTTCTAGGCTGGCTGCTTCACTGGccccatcatcatcttcatcctcacCTGCAGCATCCTGGGATATAAAAGAGTTACAATCAGCAAATTTCTGGTCTGGGAATCAAATTAGATTAGTTACAAGAACAGCCTAATACTCACATCTATTGACTGTCTCTCATCCACCTGCACATGTATGGTGAAATATCACTTGTACTGATGTTAAGGAATTTTGGTTTTATAAAAGCTTAACTCATCTGgtagattaaaaaataagattctaATTAAGTCTAAACTATGAGGCTCCCAAGCCATCCTTGGctttctcaggaaaagaaatgaatttaatgTTGTGTGTCACTTTACAAGTCCACCTTTAATTACTTTCTAAAATCTGGAAAGTTGCAGCAACTGACAGGCAGAAAAagacttaaaattttattttcactttggaTAGATAAATTGCCATTTTTGAAATGCCTGTACTGATCTTTAACTCTGGCAACACTCTGGTTTTTTCAAAGCTTATCAAAAAAAGTGCCATCTGTAAAAAGCACTAAGTTGATTGCCTCTAGATAAGAAATGAACATAGTGATATTAGACATTATCAATCTTGCTAAATCCTTAGAATCAACTGTTCCATTTCCCTCCAAGCATTCAAGTCTCATAAAAATCTGGGAGAAAAATGTTGAAATTTAGAGGCACTGCTACACAAAATCAAGTCACATGGCAGGAAGAAAACACTAAATTACCTTCATCTGGCTTCCAAAAATAGTTCCTGAATCTTCCTTCATCGAATCTGCAGAGAAAAGAGACATCTTTAAATTTTCCTCacaaatttcttccttttctcttccatgctGACCTGTACCCCCCTGATGCCTACCCACATCTCAAAATATGTCAAGAATAAGAATGGATTTCACTGTGTTGGTTGGCTAGAGAGCATAACTTTCTTAATTTACCTGACAACTCAAACTTGTGCTGATTATCTGTCTCTGAAAGGTCTTCACGTGGATTTTGACCATGTGGGAGAGACATTACACTTTCAGGAGAAGcctaaagaaaaaaacacaaagcaCTCAGTATCCAAAAAACAGATGAGACCAAAAAGAGAAATGCCAAGTCTCATCTGTGTACTCAACCACATATCTAGCTTGTATCTTAAGCAGAAATGGGATAGAATTCTCCTTATCATGGCATATGGGGTTCAGGTAGTACTCAACACAGCATTACTAAGGAAAGCTCAAATCAGTGCTATAGTACATGCCACTAGGAAAAGGCAAAGTGTTCCCTGTCACTTTTCTACCCCAATGTAACCTACCAACCACTTTTCAGATACCTCTATCTTTACTGCAGGATGTGCTGTCTCATCAACTTTCCCAATCAAAGTCTCAACTTCAGGAATTTCTGCTGCTACTACAGCAGCAGccacagccacagcagcagccgctgaagtggcagtggtggtggcagcagtggcagcaccAGCAATAACACCTCTGGGTTCTCTGGGTTCCTCTTCTACATCTTGACTTCTAAGCTCAGGGGGTTCTGCATTTGCTGTTATAACAATTCCAGCTGGTGCTTCAGGGCTGGGATGACTGGGCTCCAGCTCTGCTGTTTCAACCTTGATCTCAGCACTTGGTTCCACAATGTCCACAAGATCACGGATTCCCTTAGTCTCTGGTTCCTCAAAGTCAAGCCTCTCCTGCTTGACTGTCATGTCtgctgggggaggagggattGACTTCTCCTGCTCCGGTTGAAGAGAATGCTCCCAAGGGCCAGGCAGAGATTGGGGGTCATCATTTTCTTCACAGAATGACAGGGCAGCTTCCACAGCTGCCACATCCAGGACTTCTGGATGGTCATCCACCTGCACCATAAGAGAGACTAATGAGGCCATCAAGGTAAGCCTCAGAACATAAGTTTCATTAGGAGATGGCCTGAATCTTAGTCTCTTTCTACCTCCTCTCTCTAAAAGTAGCAACCAACGGGTCAGCACATTTCCTTTGGGCTATAAAAGGAAGataagag from Notamacropus eugenii isolate mMacEug1 chromosome 1, mMacEug1.pri_v2, whole genome shotgun sequence includes these protein-coding regions:
- the BRD8 gene encoding bromodomain-containing protein 8 isoform X31, yielding MATGTGKHKLLSTGPTEPWSIREKLCLASSVMRSGDQNWVSVSRAIKPFAEPGRPPDWFSQKHCASQYSELLETTETPKRKRGEKGEVVETVEDVIVRKLTAERVEELKKVIKETQEKYRQLKKDAELIQAGHMDNRLDELYNDIAMKKKLEEEEAEVKRKATDAAYQARQAVKTPPRRLPSVMVRSPAGSTSPGGDYPLGDLTPSAIEEASPGVSESEMTVASGHLNSAGVLLEVGGVLPMMHGGEMQSTPSTVAASPAASGAPTLSRLLEAGPTQFTTPLTSFSAVASESPAKLLPPPVESVPQATIVMMPALPAQSSATAAATSESVVPVSQPDTRVPMEAVSDQHTVTVSMDSSEISMIINSIKEECFRSGAAEASGGSKAPSIDGKEDLDLAEKMDIAVSYTGEELDFETVGDIIAIIEDKVDDHPEVLDVAAVEAALSFCEENDDPQSLPGPWEHSLQPEQEKSIPPPPADMTVKQERLDFEEPETKGIRDLVDIVEPSAEIKVETAELEPSHPSPEAPAGIVITANAEPPELRSQDVEEEPREPRGVIAGAATAATTTATSAAAAVAVAAAVVAAEIPEVETLIGKVDETAHPAVKIEASPESVMSLPHGQNPREDLSETDNQHKFELSDSMKEDSGTIFGSQMKDAAGEDEDDDGASEAASLEEPKEEDQGEGYLSEMDNEPPVSESDDGFSIHNAALQSHTLADSIPSSPASSQFSVCSEDQEAIQAQKIWKKAIMLVWRAAANHRYANVFLQPVTDDIAPGYHSIVQRPMDLSTIKKNIENGLIRTTAEFQRDIMLMFQNAVMYNSSDHDVYHMAVEMQRDVLEQIQQFLATQLIMQTSESGISAKSLRGRDSTRKQDASEKDSVPMGSPAFLLSLFDGGTRGRRCAIEADLKMKK
- the BRD8 gene encoding bromodomain-containing protein 8 isoform X34, encoding MATGTGKHKLLSTGPTEPWSIREKLCLASSVMRSGDQNWVSVSRAIKPFAEPGRPPDWFSQKHCASQYSELLETTETPKRKRGEKGEVVETVEDVIVRKLTAERVEELKKVIKETQEKYRQLKKDAELIQAGHMDNRLDELYNDIAMKKKLEEEEAEVKRKATDAAYQARQAVKTPPRRLPSVMVRSPAGSTSPGGDYPLGDLTPSAIEEASPGVTPGTLPSTPVTSFPGIPDTPPPGSAPLEAPMTPVTDDSPQKKMLGQKATPPPSPLLSELLKKGSLLPTSPRLVSESEMTVASGHLNSAGVLLEVGGVLPMMHGGEMQSTPSTVAASPAASVSQPDTRVPMEAVSDQHTVTVSMDSSEISMIINSIKEECFRSGAAEASGGSKAPSIDGKEDLDLAEKMDIAVSYTGEELDFETVGDIIAIIEDKVDDHPEVLDVAAVEAALSFCEENDDPQSLPGPWEHSLQPEQEKSIPPPPADMTVKQERLDFEEPETKGIRDLVDIVEPSAEIKVETAELEPSHPSPEAPAGIVITANAEPPELRSQDVEEEPREPRGVIAGAATAATTTATSAAAAVAVAAAVVAAEIPEVETLIGKVDETAHPAVKIEASPESVMSLPHGQNPREDLSETDNQHKFELSDSMKEDSGTIFGSQMKDAAGEDEDDDGASEAASLEEPKEEDQGEGYLSEMDNEPPVSESDDGFSIHNAALQSHTLADSIPSSPASSQFSVCSEDQEAIQAQKIWKKAIMLVWRAAANHRYANVFLQPVTDDIAPGYHSIVQRPMDLSTIKKNIENGLIRTTAEFQRDIMLMFQNAVMYNSSDHDVYHMAVEMQRDVLEQIQQFLATQLIMQTSESGISAKSLRGRDSTRKQDASEKDGGTRGRRCAIEADLKMKK
- the BRD8 gene encoding bromodomain-containing protein 8 isoform X32; this encodes MDNRLDELYNDIAMKKKLEEEEAEVKRKATDAAYQARQAVKTPPRRLPSVMVRSPAGSTSPGGDYPLGDLTPSAIEEASPGVTPGTLPSTPVTSFPGIPDTPPPGSAPLEAPMTPVTDDSPQKKMLGQKATPPPSPLLSELLKKGSLLPTSPRLVSESEMTVASGHLNSAGVLLEVGGVLPMMHGGEMQSTPSTVAASPAASGAPTLSRLLEAGPTQFTTPLTSFSAVASESPAKLLPPPVESVPQATIVMMPALPAQSSATAAATSESVVPVSQPDTRVPMEAVSDQHTVTVSMDSSEISMIINSIKEECFRSGAAEASGGSKAPSIDGKEDLDLAEKMDIAVSYTGEELDFETVGDIIAIIEDKVDDHPEVLDVAAVEAALSFCEENDDPQSLPGPWEHSLQPEQEKSIPPPPADMTVKQERLDFEEPETKGIRDLVDIVEPSAEIKVETAELEPSHPSPEAPAGIVITANAEPPELRSQDVEEEPREPRGVIAGAATAATTTATSAAAAVAVAAAVVAAEIPEVETLIGKVDETAHPAVKIEASPESVMSLPHGQNPREDLSETDNQHKFELSDSMKEDSGTIFGSQMKDAAGEDEDDDGASEAASLEEPKEEDQGEGYLSEMDNEPPVSESDDGFSIHNAALQSHTLADSIPSSPASSQFSVCSEDQEAIQAQKIWKKAIMLVWRAAANHRYANVFLQPVTDDIAPGYHSIVQRPMDLSTIKKNIENGLIRTTAEFQRDIMLMFQNAVMYNSSDHDVYHMAVEMQRDVLEQIQQFLATQLIMQTSESGISAKSLRGRDSTRKQDASEKDSVPMGSPAFLLSLFDGGTRGRRCAIEADLKMKK